The following are from one region of the Acidobacteriota bacterium genome:
- a CDS encoding transglutaminase domain-containing protein has product MSHRPHLSQLGLIVTALLAFGLAYQEWPLSVGCAIGVLSAYANRFEFGWPSLNRIKSTGIVILVLLLVSVGYYFVSFSDITPAASLIRGFFFELVAVWVWYLPPRRQWRDAGVVACSTFLALAAGMSLNNANRQLVFLMLCLFGIQVLGELIRGHLTQYQRTFATKREKFRYWGVICLISVVIVGMTVVGSTTLNLVSRNLFRIVGWLESASGTGLDSFSDQMGASGSLILSRQSSLVLEPTIVATVDGLNPPGYLRTQVFSVYTERGWETERSQAQPLPSDWVSTTDTAQQVLFPAPTHPTLGNTPHPASSGLTRQVQLFADFHGVLPLSYGTTGFTVDKSIGLKQSRGPSIWCLQSAKLTQYQFSAPFPVQTDQLSPQTLSDSELALQKAIPPELVTQLQPIAHDVIGGPPISSLEAARRVETFFRTQFVYSLDVKLNPKGDPIVDFIQNRRPAYCKYYASGMVLLLRSIGIPARVAAGFYTQELNGASVRWIVRQQHAHAWCEVYDQESLRWVPFDPTPPTVLNYDREQGFARWWKAAITWLSLIGKKLIVEIAHLNLANLMQKSWNNMKNAGLTAWGIGLTFALTGFLLYKIRFRLSLGSLNATRFAKFFLWRRTKPEVSTTEDLLADVFRAFQVAGFTVRDSETVAEFIERVEQTIKTEDEPGNPDSKPHSVPDLQDALRQIRTFFEAYQDIRYSPSHQTTRLTTDHHHQLRGLAHQAVETVRRMSLDQPPARTAGHRPTTPS; this is encoded by the coding sequence ATGTCTCACCGACCTCACCTCTCCCAACTCGGGTTGATTGTGACTGCCTTGCTGGCATTTGGTTTAGCATATCAGGAATGGCCGCTGTCGGTAGGGTGTGCCATTGGGGTTCTTTCCGCTTATGCCAACCGGTTTGAATTTGGATGGCCGTCGCTCAATCGAATCAAAAGCACCGGAATTGTAATTCTGGTGCTGCTGCTGGTTTCGGTTGGGTACTATTTTGTGTCCTTTTCAGACATTACTCCGGCAGCCAGCCTCATTCGCGGTTTTTTCTTTGAGCTGGTTGCCGTATGGGTCTGGTATCTTCCTCCGCGCCGGCAGTGGCGGGATGCCGGTGTGGTTGCCTGCAGCACCTTTCTGGCGTTGGCCGCCGGGATGTCATTGAATAATGCCAATCGGCAACTTGTCTTTTTGATGCTTTGCCTGTTTGGGATACAGGTGTTGGGAGAATTGATTCGGGGGCATCTCACCCAATACCAGCGCACTTTTGCCACAAAAAGAGAAAAATTCAGATACTGGGGAGTCATCTGCTTGATCAGTGTGGTTATTGTTGGAATGACGGTGGTTGGGAGTACCACACTCAATCTGGTCAGCCGCAATCTGTTTCGAATTGTTGGCTGGCTTGAATCAGCCTCTGGGACTGGACTCGATTCCTTTTCGGATCAGATGGGCGCTTCCGGAAGTTTAATTCTGTCTCGCCAAAGCAGTTTGGTGCTCGAACCCACGATTGTGGCAACTGTTGATGGTTTAAACCCGCCCGGATATTTACGGACCCAGGTTTTTTCGGTTTATACCGAACGCGGATGGGAAACCGAGAGAAGCCAGGCGCAACCACTCCCATCAGATTGGGTTTCGACAACCGATACGGCCCAGCAGGTTTTGTTCCCTGCTCCAACCCACCCAACTCTGGGAAACACGCCCCATCCCGCCTCATCGGGTTTGACCAGACAGGTTCAATTGTTTGCCGACTTCCATGGTGTATTGCCGTTAAGCTATGGAACCACAGGCTTTACAGTTGATAAATCAATCGGTTTGAAGCAATCCCGTGGCCCATCCATCTGGTGTCTTCAGAGTGCTAAACTCACGCAGTATCAGTTTTCCGCTCCATTTCCAGTTCAAACTGACCAGCTTTCACCGCAAACTCTATCCGACAGTGAACTGGCGCTTCAGAAGGCCATTCCTCCCGAGCTGGTGACTCAATTACAACCCATTGCGCACGACGTCATTGGCGGACCACCGATCTCATCACTTGAAGCCGCCCGGCGAGTGGAAACATTTTTCCGCACCCAGTTTGTCTATTCGCTGGATGTCAAACTCAATCCGAAGGGGGATCCAATCGTTGATTTTATTCAAAACCGGCGGCCAGCATATTGTAAATACTATGCTTCCGGGATGGTTTTGCTTTTACGTTCAATAGGGATTCCGGCCCGAGTTGCCGCCGGGTTTTACACCCAGGAACTCAATGGGGCCAGTGTGCGGTGGATTGTTCGCCAGCAACACGCCCATGCCTGGTGCGAAGTCTATGACCAGGAATCACTTCGATGGGTACCTTTTGACCCAACCCCGCCCACCGTCCTCAATTATGACCGGGAGCAAGGATTTGCCCGGTGGTGGAAAGCGGCCATAACCTGGCTGAGCCTGATTGGAAAAAAGCTCATTGTGGAGATTGCTCACCTGAATCTGGCCAATCTCATGCAAAAATCCTGGAACAACATGAAAAATGCGGGCTTGACGGCCTGGGGAATCGGCCTGACTTTTGCCCTGACTGGTTTTCTGTTATATAAAATCAGATTCCGATTATCACTGGGTTCACTCAACGCGACACGTTTTGCAAAGTTTTTCTTGTGGCGCCGCACTAAACCTGAAGTTTCCACCACTGAAGACTTACTGGCGGATGTATTCAGGGCGTTCCAGGTTGCGGGGTTCACTGTGCGGGATTCTGAAACAGTGGCTGAGTTTATTGAACGGGTTGAACAGACCATCAAAACAGAGGATGAACCAGGAAACCCGGACTCGAAACCACATTCTGTGCCTGATTTGCAGGATGCGCTCCGCCAGATTCGCACGTTTTTTGAAGCTTATCAGGATATTCGTTACTCACCGTCCCATCAGACAACACGTTTGACAACCGATCACCACCACCAATTGCGTGGACTGGCTCACCAGGCAGTTGAGACGGTTCGTCGAATGAGCCTTGACCAACCCCCCGCTCGTACCGCCGGGCACCGACCGACCACACCGAGCTAA
- a CDS encoding tetratricopeptide repeat protein has translation MEFFYNLDSMREEEIKETFVGRQGLLDELVELIRRQPDGAGVQHAVILAPRGMGKTTMLLMLQFAARDGELKENWQPVRFPEESYGINDLADFWIESLTILAADTNDEELRKQTEQLEVEYSNSDELQEIGLAALKDWRNKHGKRLLLLVDNFDMILEQINDERDNARLRDVLMNDGTLMLIGGTVSFFREARAYDQPLYNFFKIFELKHLTFDQMLELLRRRAEVDQIENFEEKLKANLTRLRVLEYFAAGNPRLVLMLYRVVTQSDLTEVRLALEKLLDEVTPYFKAKIESLPPQQRKILDYIARISSKTNEGLTPTEIATHTRLSPNQVSAQLKRLSELGYVRSANLSGRSSFYTLSEPLYAIWHQMRFGRDARQKMQWLVNFLKSWFSPEEIKVESQKLAERFLEFIQLNHLSKASNTLDYRQLVAEAMEDEEEKIKVTERINQDIQKYVEVAKTTLSKVKKMKLLFNESQNALANGQPLEALQKLEEVSKIDPRGESTWILKGRILQELGQLEEAGANFDQALTINPNNCDTLLDSGLIQLKQGNFEQAINSFDKLLRITPNDTLALCARGLAQILYAIHSIEFEKISDSIKFIKQALKLDPEDELAKGELAIAYWGLFSWEVIKGNFESAEQNWKLGLDNFNDLSGKLKQALLNLVSFTFNQLVEWEQINFARRLISESPLEDQFFPLVRAIDYLKTGDEALIEKLSPEVRQIVEQVVETLRPLVPEALNRNVAKPVRKATAGPRHRSRKQLDKT, from the coding sequence ATGGAGTTTTTTTACAACCTGGACTCAATGCGGGAAGAGGAGATCAAAGAAACATTTGTTGGCCGACAGGGTCTCCTGGACGAGTTGGTTGAACTCATTCGTCGCCAGCCGGACGGGGCCGGAGTTCAACATGCCGTTATTCTGGCCCCGCGCGGCATGGGAAAAACCACCATGCTCTTGATGCTCCAATTTGCAGCCCGTGATGGAGAGTTGAAAGAAAACTGGCAACCGGTCAGATTTCCTGAAGAATCGTATGGAATCAATGATTTAGCAGATTTTTGGATTGAATCACTCACCATTTTGGCAGCCGACACCAATGATGAAGAACTCCGAAAACAAACTGAACAGCTTGAGGTTGAATACTCAAACAGTGATGAATTACAGGAAATTGGGCTGGCGGCGCTCAAAGATTGGCGGAACAAGCACGGGAAGCGGCTTCTCTTGCTCGTTGACAATTTCGACATGATTTTGGAGCAAATCAATGATGAACGCGATAACGCCCGGCTCAGAGATGTGTTGATGAACGATGGCACCCTGATGCTCATTGGTGGTACCGTGTCCTTTTTTCGGGAGGCACGAGCCTATGATCAGCCGCTGTATAATTTTTTTAAAATCTTTGAGTTAAAGCATTTAACCTTTGATCAAATGCTTGAATTGTTACGCCGGAGAGCCGAAGTTGACCAGATTGAAAATTTTGAGGAGAAGCTCAAAGCCAACCTGACCCGGCTCCGCGTGCTGGAATATTTTGCGGCTGGAAATCCCCGACTGGTGTTGATGCTCTATCGGGTCGTCACTCAATCAGATCTCACTGAGGTCAGGCTGGCACTGGAGAAATTACTTGACGAGGTAACCCCTTACTTTAAAGCCAAAATCGAAAGCCTTCCGCCACAACAGCGAAAAATCCTGGATTACATTGCCCGTATCAGCAGCAAAACCAACGAAGGACTGACGCCGACTGAGATTGCCACCCATACCCGCCTTTCACCCAATCAAGTCAGCGCACAACTCAAACGCTTGTCGGAGCTTGGCTACGTTCGGTCGGCAAATTTGTCTGGAAGAAGCTCGTTTTACACGCTTTCCGAGCCGCTCTATGCCATCTGGCACCAAATGCGGTTTGGCCGCGACGCCCGGCAAAAGATGCAGTGGCTGGTCAACTTTCTAAAATCGTGGTTCAGCCCTGAAGAAATAAAAGTAGAAAGCCAAAAATTAGCTGAGCGTTTTCTGGAATTTATTCAATTGAATCACTTAAGCAAAGCTAGTAACACACTTGACTATCGCCAGCTAGTGGCTGAAGCAATGGAAGATGAAGAGGAAAAAATCAAAGTTACTGAAAGAATCAATCAAGATATACAAAAATATGTAGAGGTAGCTAAAACTACTCTAAGTAAAGTAAAAAAGATGAAACTTCTTTTCAATGAAAGCCAAAATGCGCTAGCTAACGGACAGCCTTTGGAAGCCTTACAAAAACTAGAAGAGGTGTCGAAAATTGATCCGAGAGGGGAAAGCACATGGATACTGAAAGGAAGAATTCTCCAAGAGCTTGGGCAATTGGAGGAAGCAGGGGCAAACTTTGATCAAGCGCTAACTATCAACCCAAATAATTGCGATACTTTATTGGACAGTGGGCTCATTCAATTAAAGCAGGGTAACTTCGAACAAGCGATCAACAGTTTTGATAAACTACTAAGAATCACTCCAAATGATACATTAGCCTTGTGTGCACGAGGTCTAGCCCAAATTCTCTATGCTATTCACTCTATTGAGTTTGAAAAGATTAGTGATTCAATCAAGTTTATAAAACAAGCACTCAAGCTCGATCCAGAAGACGAATTGGCCAAGGGTGAATTAGCAATTGCCTATTGGGGATTATTTAGCTGGGAAGTTATAAAAGGCAACTTTGAATCAGCAGAACAAAACTGGAAATTAGGTTTGGATAATTTTAATGATTTGTCAGGTAAGTTGAAACAAGCATTATTGAATTTGGTTTCATTTACCTTCAATCAGCTTGTTGAATGGGAACAGATCAATTTTGCCCGAAGATTGATAAGCGAATCTCCTCTGGAAGACCAGTTCTTTCCTCTAGTCCGGGCGATTGATTACCTGAAAACCGGCGACGAGGCCCTGATTGAAAAACTCTCGCCCGAAGTGCGGCAAATTGTGGAGCAGGTCGTTGAAACGCTCCGACCATTGGTTCCTGAAGCGCTGAACAGAAACGTTGCCAAACCAGTTCGGAAAGCGACCGCTGGACCACGACATCGCAGTCGAAAACAACTCGATAAAACATGA
- a CDS encoding PAS domain S-box protein, whose protein sequence is MNDSNHIPQPEREALLQELQALREENEQLRALESGYKRAMELLRERETRARISAARKIVEATPIVENNFQSTPNGELLNAVLRVLPIGVWIIDRAGCILYENLAGQQMWAGVKQASSNIKGPKSVWSLETTRQVKAHEWAIARAITQSETSLNEEVVTIEYLNGNRRSILNSAIPIWTESHTFAAALVMNQDVTDAQQASENLQRLNEFLEYRVYERNQQFEVMYRELKGEIAERKRTEEQLHLFRSAVVHAQDSIYILEPSLADPQTLVITYVNDAFTRLTGYEPDEVYGKPPTILYGPKTDPAEVARFRAIRLHEKPVVTEAINYRKEGTEFWVESSIVPFANKRGHVYWVVISRDTTERKRAEVALREKTAELQAVFEAIPDQMFRLDLDGKIVDFFAGSSADYNVTTSELLGQRISTLLPPDVADPLLQAMQWVHQTDKMATVEYSLHNQPGPERHFEARFLPFPDNEIISLVRDITERKRAERALLESEERYREMFEADLTGNYISHPDGTLITCNQIFATMFGFETPDEAKQHNMASWYSTLRDHDAFLTDLCLNKRLFYPEVQVLRKDGQSMFIAEIVAGVFDQSGSLTQLRGVCLDVTERKLASQALLESQKQIALLVETIPYGILEIQPDGLITFANAYAHNIFDYTNNEVVGHSAWLLLQPYGSPTVKAQFESFLDEQPLPFTLELQTLTRFDRPVDLQVDWNYKRNQYDQIIGFVLVITDVTERKRAKSALLKTEQRLELVLQGANLGLWDWNLESDKVVYSQRWAEMLGYSTDEIEPTFQQQLRLTHPDDRARVEESIAAHLKKLIPFFQAEQRLKAKNGTWKWFLVSGKVIDWSPEGKAIRAAGTHLDITEYKLLQGQLTQSQKMESIGRLAGGIAHDFNNLLTIILGYTQLLKRRFQHEDSSATTSLLSIITAAERGATLTRQLLAFARQQTIEPHILNLNTRISEMQETLLPLIGEHIEVKTILAPDLPKIKIDSSQFEQILLNLIVNARDAMPKGGTLVIETQHVELGPEFNRQTTGLIPGPYVQLSVTDNGVGIAPHNFEHIFEPFFTTKEQGKGTGLGLSTCYGIVKQNHGHITFYSDPTVGTVFKVFFPVWQETNRRSTLPSLPPQVFRGTETILLVEDEPAVRTMARDILSDLGYKVFEAGDGALARDMAKNYREPIHLLIADIVMPRLGGVELSSQIRAIRPDLKVLYISGYTEGLVSVQQLLTEGTAFLPKPFSITQLLSRVRELLDAPSGNEERRKKKEESG, encoded by the coding sequence ATGAACGATTCTAACCACATCCCACAACCGGAACGGGAAGCTTTATTACAGGAACTCCAGGCGCTGCGCGAAGAAAACGAGCAGTTGCGGGCGCTTGAATCCGGTTATAAGCGGGCGATGGAATTGCTTCGCGAGCGTGAAACCAGAGCGCGAATTTCGGCAGCCCGGAAAATTGTCGAAGCCACTCCCATCGTCGAAAACAATTTTCAATCCACTCCGAATGGCGAGTTGCTCAATGCCGTATTACGGGTGCTTCCGATTGGGGTCTGGATTATTGACCGGGCAGGTTGCATTCTGTATGAAAACCTGGCTGGGCAACAGATGTGGGCCGGGGTGAAGCAGGCATCCAGCAATATCAAGGGACCAAAGTCCGTATGGTCGCTTGAAACAACCAGGCAGGTGAAAGCCCACGAATGGGCGATTGCCCGTGCCATCACCCAAAGCGAGACCTCGCTCAATGAGGAAGTCGTTACCATTGAATATCTCAATGGCAACCGACGTTCGATTTTGAATTCGGCGATTCCCATCTGGACCGAATCCCATACTTTTGCGGCGGCGCTGGTGATGAATCAGGATGTAACCGATGCCCAGCAAGCCAGTGAAAATCTGCAGCGGCTCAATGAATTTCTCGAATATCGGGTCTATGAGCGAAATCAGCAATTTGAAGTGATGTATCGTGAGTTAAAAGGCGAAATTGCCGAGCGCAAACGCACCGAAGAACAACTTCATCTTTTCCGGTCAGCAGTGGTTCACGCCCAGGACAGTATTTACATCCTTGAACCAAGTCTGGCGGATCCGCAAACCCTGGTCATTACCTATGTCAATGATGCCTTTACCCGATTGACAGGCTATGAACCTGACGAAGTGTATGGGAAACCGCCAACCATTTTGTATGGTCCTAAAACCGATCCCGCCGAAGTTGCCCGGTTTCGGGCAATTCGCCTCCATGAAAAACCCGTGGTGACCGAGGCCATCAATTACCGCAAGGAAGGCACCGAGTTTTGGGTTGAATCAAGCATCGTTCCCTTTGCCAACAAACGCGGCCACGTCTATTGGGTGGTCATCAGCCGCGATACCACTGAACGCAAACGAGCCGAAGTGGCACTTCGAGAAAAGACGGCTGAACTCCAGGCGGTATTTGAAGCCATCCCCGACCAGATGTTTCGGCTTGACCTTGACGGGAAAATTGTGGATTTCTTTGCGGGTTCCTCCGCCGATTACAATGTCACGACCAGCGAATTGCTTGGGCAGCGAATCAGCACCCTTTTGCCCCCCGATGTGGCCGATCCCTTGCTCCAGGCAATGCAATGGGTCCATCAAACCGACAAAATGGCAACGGTTGAGTATTCGCTGCATAACCAGCCTGGACCCGAACGCCATTTTGAAGCCCGGTTTTTGCCCTTTCCGGACAATGAAATTATTAGTCTGGTTCGTGATATCACCGAGCGCAAACGAGCCGAACGAGCTCTGTTGGAAAGCGAAGAACGCTATCGCGAGATGTTTGAGGCCGACCTTACCGGCAACTATATCTCCCACCCTGACGGCACCCTCATCACCTGCAACCAGATCTTTGCCACCATGTTCGGGTTTGAAACCCCGGATGAAGCCAAACAACACAACATGGCTTCGTGGTACTCAACCCTGAGAGACCACGATGCGTTTCTGACCGATTTATGTTTGAACAAGCGACTTTTTTATCCTGAAGTCCAGGTCCTGAGAAAAGATGGTCAGTCAATGTTTATCGCTGAAATCGTGGCTGGGGTGTTTGATCAATCCGGGTCACTCACCCAACTGCGAGGGGTTTGCCTCGATGTCACCGAACGCAAGCTGGCCAGTCAAGCCCTGCTGGAAAGCCAGAAGCAAATTGCATTGCTGGTTGAAACTATTCCCTATGGCATTCTGGAAATTCAACCCGACGGTCTCATAACTTTTGCCAATGCCTATGCGCACAACATTTTTGACTATACCAACAATGAAGTCGTCGGCCACAGTGCCTGGTTATTGTTGCAACCCTATGGGTCTCCCACAGTCAAAGCCCAGTTTGAATCGTTCCTGGATGAACAACCGCTTCCGTTCACGTTGGAACTTCAGACCTTAACCAGGTTTGACCGTCCGGTTGACTTGCAGGTGGATTGGAACTACAAGCGGAATCAATATGACCAGATCATTGGGTTTGTCCTGGTCATTACCGACGTCACGGAGCGCAAGCGGGCTAAAAGTGCGCTGTTAAAAACTGAGCAACGGCTTGAACTGGTCCTGCAAGGCGCCAACCTGGGTTTATGGGATTGGAACCTTGAAAGTGATAAAGTGGTCTATAGCCAGCGGTGGGCCGAAATGCTGGGGTATTCCACTGATGAGATTGAACCTACCTTTCAACAACAACTGCGATTGACCCACCCGGATGATCGAGCCAGGGTTGAAGAAAGCATCGCCGCGCACCTCAAGAAGCTGATTCCTTTTTTCCAGGCCGAACAACGCCTGAAGGCTAAAAATGGTACCTGGAAATGGTTTCTGGTCAGCGGCAAGGTGATTGACTGGTCACCTGAAGGGAAGGCAATTCGCGCCGCTGGCACTCACCTGGACATCACTGAGTACAAACTGTTGCAAGGTCAACTGACTCAATCCCAAAAAATGGAGAGCATCGGGCGGCTGGCAGGCGGGATTGCCCATGATTTCAATAATTTGTTGACCATTATTTTGGGATACACCCAGTTGCTCAAACGGCGGTTTCAACACGAAGACAGTTCCGCGACGACCTCGCTCCTGAGCATTATCACGGCTGCCGAGCGGGGGGCCACTCTGACCCGTCAGTTGTTGGCCTTTGCCCGGCAACAAACAATTGAACCTCATATTTTGAATCTCAATACTCGCATCTCGGAGATGCAGGAGACGCTCCTCCCGCTGATTGGTGAGCACATCGAAGTCAAAACCATTTTGGCCCCAGACTTGCCGAAAATAAAAATTGATTCCAGCCAGTTTGAACAAATTCTGCTCAATCTGATTGTCAACGCCCGTGATGCCATGCCCAAAGGTGGCACTCTGGTTATCGAAACCCAGCACGTTGAACTTGGCCCTGAGTTTAACCGGCAGACCACTGGCCTGATACCGGGTCCCTATGTCCAGCTTTCAGTGACAGATAATGGAGTTGGGATTGCCCCGCACAACTTCGAACATATCTTTGAGCCCTTTTTCACAACCAAAGAGCAAGGAAAAGGCACCGGGCTTGGACTTTCAACCTGTTACGGGATCGTCAAACAAAATCACGGGCACATCACTTTCTACAGTGATCCCACGGTGGGAACGGTCTTTAAAGTCTTTTTCCCGGTCTGGCAGGAAACCAATCGCCGATCAACCCTGCCCAGCCTTCCACCGCAGGTTTTTCGTGGAACGGAAACAATCTTACTCGTTGAAGACGAGCCTGCCGTGAGAACCATGGCCAGGGATATTTTGTCGGACCTGGGGTATAAAGTTTTTGAAGCTGGGGACGGTGCACTGGCCAGGGATATGGCCAAAAACTACCGGGAGCCGATCCATTTATTGATTGCCGATATCGTGATGCCCCGACTGGGAGGCGTTGAATTAAGCAGTCAGATCAGGGCAATTCGGCCTGACCTCAAGGTGCTTTATATCTCGGGATATACCGAAGGTCTGGTTTCAGTCCAGCAACTCCTGACAGAAGGGACGGCTTTTCTTCCCAAACCCTTTTCGATTACGCAGTTGTTGTCACGCGTCCGCGAACTGCTCGACGCACCCTCTGGGAATGAAGAAAGAAGAAAGAAGAAAGAAGAAAGTGGTTAG